Proteins encoded by one window of Cylindrospermum stagnale PCC 7417:
- a CDS encoding CAAD domain-containing protein: protein METQQQQPESVNTISSQGLLALDGTNSANLPKLPPARESEAQWQQIGRQVSDFLAQLPEYIGSLFNKYKQALLSLAVILSALITVKVVLAVLDAINGIPLLSPTFELIGIGYVTWIIFRYLIKAETRRELAEKLGFFKKEIVGREG, encoded by the coding sequence ATGGAAACCCAACAACAGCAACCGGAATCAGTCAATACTATCTCATCACAAGGTTTGCTAGCCCTTGATGGTACAAACTCTGCTAATCTGCCTAAGCTACCGCCAGCTAGGGAATCTGAAGCCCAATGGCAGCAAATTGGCAGACAAGTTTCTGACTTTTTAGCGCAATTGCCTGAATACATAGGCAGTCTTTTTAACAAATATAAGCAGGCTCTACTATCCCTGGCTGTAATTTTGTCAGCGCTGATTACAGTCAAGGTAGTGTTAGCAGTACTGGATGCGATTAATGGTATTCCGCTGCTATCACCGACATTTGAGTTAATTGGCATTGGTTACGTAACCTGGATTATTTTCCGTTATCTCATCAAAGCTGAAACTCGGCGAGAATTAGCTGAGAAACTTGGATTCTTCAAAAAAGAAATTGTCGGTAGAGAAGGTTAA